The stretch of DNA TGAGTCATACTCATAAGGTTTTTCCAAGGGTTCATGactcttctatttttttggacattttattgTAGTCCTGTTGTGACTTATACAGtaaattgagtgtttttttatgtgcagGTTTAAAAGGTTCCCTCCAGAGAATGCAGTTGGAGTATGTCGATGTAGTTTTCGCAAACCGACCGGACAACAACACACCCATGGAGGGTAAGTGGCTGCCCTTGCAAATGATTGGGGGGTCCAGGTTGGGGACAATGCATATTGTTCTGCAACTTGAGAAGGTGTTACAATAGTAGAAGGGCCCCCACCAGATCTGTGGTCTAAGAGGATTAGTGTTTGCATGCGCACATCTATGCttggcacatacacacacatttccaCTAATCGGGAAATTTTGCCTCGACTCTGGTTTGCTATTTTCGCCTACGGGtgtcactctctttctctcagtgGGATCATGGCTTTCCATGAAGAGTCTTGGATCTCCCTGCTTTTCAGAAGCAGGATTATCTGGTCCTCTTGGGTAAAACTGGTAGATATTTTGGTTGGACTCTGCTTGTCTTTCTTTGACACCTGCTTTCTTCCCTACTTGTGTATTCTGTTGCCACTTTTTGACTTATTCTTGGTGTCTCGGCCAGACCTCGTGAATGGCAACCAAGTCAGTGAGCTTAAAAAGTCAGCAAACCTTGCCCTAGTTGTCCAATTAAACTGAGTTCTGAAAAacccatattttcacgactataaggcgcacttaagtcttaaattttctccaaaatatacagtatgtacttataatccagtgtgctttatatatagaaaaaaaattaaaatgtgtcattcattgagggtgcgcctttaaatgagttgcgccttatagtcgtgaaaatacagtattgtcCACAACAGCAATGTAAACAGAGGGCACTTTAAAATGCTAAGAAAGCCATCTTACAGGAGAAGGTTTGTATTTGCATTTGGTTTTGTGACTTTGAGTGTTTGTGACTCTGTGCTAGGCAACTCCTGTCCCTTGAGGCAGCAGAAAGTGATGTAATAGAGGCCAAGTCTTCCTTTGTTAAAATCACTGACTTTCTTCTCAGGTCAACTCATCACTCAACAATAACTCTTGTTTTCCACCCCTGCTTTTagcattcatctttttttgttgttgtactaaTGCTCGACGGGCTCAGACGTCCCATACAGATCTTCATTAGACTTTATTGTTGTACTGAGTAATGACAAAGTATAAAATTGCAGGTCGAAAAGTGGCAATCCAACATTGTGTcaataaacaaacataaaagtCTCCCATTAGACCAGCATTAGGCAAGATGGCACCTGAGagagcacagaaaaaaaaactatgtcaaAATCCTTCTATTGTTTTGATAGATAGACGATGCAGTCTGCAGTAAAAGTCTCCcactcattttcatttgacagaCCCAAAAGCAGCACACTGACTTCACTCAATTAACTGAATGTGAGAATTGGCCAGACAGAAGTAGATGAAGAGGCGGGTTTTGTGGCAAGCAATGAATAAAATCCATTATAAATCTCTTTGCATTGGTCAATCCATTTGCATTGTATTGAGATTTCATCATTCAACTCGTGTCTTTCCACCAGTCttcaataaatgtattaaaggGCTATTCTAAACCAGAGGGGTCTCTTAAAAGCCACCTGATACATCTGAGTTATTGATATCGCAagattagattggattagataacttttattttactattattgCACAGGACAAAGGAACATTGCAACAAAATGCTAATTGCATCTAAGATGCCATTTTTAAATAGGGgagtattattattgtttctcATTTTTGGCGATGCAAGCGATTGGTCGACCATGTTTATTAGTGATTTCAGTTTATATACgtacataaacacatatatacatacatacacatagacatacacatacatatataagcacatatatacatacatacgcacatatatacatacatacacatagacatacacttacatatacatatataagcacatatatacatacatacacatagacatacacatacatatataagcacatatatacatacatacacatagacatacactaacatacatatataagcacatatatacatacatacacatagacatacacatacatatataagcacatataaacAGACATAcgcatagacatacacatacatatataagcacatatatacatacatatacataggcaTACCCATACACATGCACCAATGTTTTCCTTAAAAGGTTTGTACCAATAGCAACTCAGTATCATTAGTTGAAGTGCAAAATGGGATTAGCCAttcaaaaaatatctatatatcacCCACAATGCTCCTTTTGAATGTGCCATCAGGGTGTTAATGGAGAATGCTGGATATCTCACCTATGACACATGGACATCTGTTGATAGAGGCCACATTGTGGTCCTATGAATGAAAAATTATGGATCATATTCAGCATCTAGTTACAATTTCTAGTTAGCAACATGTATTCTTCATTGCAAATAGATTTGATGAACAGGTTTTACCATCATCTTGATATAttacttctcttttttttttggagctgcTATTTCTCCTCCCACCTGATTCACCCACACACAGactggtacacacacacactcaaacacctcacacacacacacactgtgtcTCGCTGAGGCACATCATGGCACAGCGAGGGAACTTctgatgaaaagaaaaagaatcacttttttttcttttttaatcagatCCTGCTGGGTTCTCTTTGTATACTAACTTGCATACATAACTCTTATTGTCAGTATACAGCAGATGGTTCCTTAGTGCATTTAAAGGTCGATTAGAGACAAAAGCAATATCATATGTAATTTAAATTCCCTTCACTCTCGTATGCTTTTCTAGCCGAGTAGTTTATACACATTATTAAGAAACTATTTACCATTTGTAATCAACAGaacggctttttttttgttctcctctGTTTGTTTGTGAAGAGATAGTGAGAGCCATGACCCATGTGATCAACCAGGGTATGTCCATGTATTGGGGGACATCACGGTGGTCCGCCATGGAGATCATGGTAAGTGACACTCTCTTCCCCCATTACTGTATattgcactggtgtcaaagtggcggcccgggggccaaatctggcccgcgacatcattttgtgtggcccggaaaagtaaatcatgagtcctgtctttctgttttaggttcaaattaaaatgaagagtatagtcgtatataaaatttcctgattttcgcccttttaaatcgatatatgctatttttttaatccatattttctgtttttctgtaTCTACTTAATTATTCAGGAGGCCTACTCTGTGGCCAGGCAGTTCAATCTCATTCCACCAGTCTGCGAGCAAGCCGAATATCATTTTTTCCAGAGGGACAAAGTAGAAACACAGCTTCCAGAGCTCTACCACAAAATTGGTTGGTTTTGTTAATCTCGCTCTTGGGCCTCCCTTCATATTCTCTCCATAAAGCGGTTATTGTTTAATTTCAGGTGTAGGTGTGGTCTCCTGGTCTCCTCTGGCTTGCGGCATCATCACTGGGAAATATGACAATGGGGTGCCGGAGTCCTCCAGGGCCTCCATGAAGGTTGAATCTTATTTTGACCATCAGCCATTATGCAAAACCACCATAACTCATTCCTTACAATTGACAGCAGTAAACGTCCAAACTAATAATTCCCAGTTTTCTATTGTAATTGCATGCCATTAAAATGCTAATGGTAATACAACTGTAATACCTTAAAGTTACAAAACAGTAATCTGTTTTCCTTTCTTCTGTTTTACAGCCATACCAGTGGTTAAAGGAGAAAATACTGAGTGAAGATGGAAGAAAACAACAAGCCAAACTGAAAGAATTGGCTCACATAGCAGAGAAGCTTGGTTGTACATTACCCCAACTGGCTATAGGTTAGACAATAgcttctaatgtttttttttttatactttagaGGGCTGTATACTGTTTGTTTTACAAAATTGCAATACCTTGAATCCAATTGAGAAAGACAATTTAATATGCTATCTCACAATGCTTTCATTTTCCTCCGAGGATTTAATCAAGTTtatcgtttcttttttttagcatggTGTCTTAGGAATGAAGGAGTCAGCTCGGTATTGCTGGGATCTTCAAATCCAAGCCAATTAACTGAAAATCTTGGTGCCATTCAGGTAAACGGAGTATTTGTATatcaaatgaatgacaaaaaacacagaaaaatgtcaaattaggaATCATTTTGTTGTATTTCTCTATTGATTATTACAATTTGATGGCCCCCCTACCATTTTCTATTCGCATTATTTTctatgaatgcttttattttgcacaaaattttattgtgtgttttttttttcaagccggTGTTGTCTGTATTTGATCAAGTATTAAAGCAAGGCCTTGTGAACTCTAGGTAATTCCAAAGATGACAGCGGGTATCGCCTCAGAAGTGGATCACATACTGGGGAACCGTCCACACAGCAAAAAAGACTACCACCATTAGGATGATCCAGcttctaaaaaacaaacaaaaaaagaagtgtcCCTTGAAAGTGTATCAAAGCTCTCTCACGTACAGCCATGGCACAGCAAGAAGTGTTCAACTTTGCTGGTGTTACTCTGTTTTCGACTGTTTATTAATGTGTTCTGCTTGGCTCGTTAGCCACTCGTCTTTGTCCTAAAAGTGAGATGCTTGCCAAAGAATGCATGCTTACGATCGTGGCAGTCAGCAGATGCGACAGTGAGAAGATCCAAGGGGGTCTTTGTTTTGGGTggaatcgtgaccggacgtttggtcgccggtcttttggtctcttttggtggccggtcaaatggtgacagtttctgttgaaaccagctctcaaaattatattcatgagagagtttaatatctaagtactg from Stigmatopora nigra isolate UIUO_SnigA chromosome 9, RoL_Snig_1.1, whole genome shotgun sequence encodes:
- the kcnab1b gene encoding voltage-gated potassium channel subunit beta-1 — its product is MQVSFACTDHGLKAPRNGEHSKQNTTSPNTTSQARARFRTVALIARSLGSFTHRYHHNLKESTAKLTGMKYRNLGKSGLRVSCLGLGTWVTFGGQISDEVAEQLMTIAYESGVNLFDTAEVYSGGKAEIILGNIIRKKCWRRSSLVITTKLYWGGKAETERGLNRKHIIEGLKGSLQRMQLEYVDVVFANRPDNNTPMEEIVRAMTHVINQGMSMYWGTSRWSAMEIMEAYSVARQFNLIPPVCEQAEYHFFQRDKVETQLPELYHKIGVGVVSWSPLACGIITGKYDNGVPESSRASMKPYQWLKEKILSEDGRKQQAKLKELAHIAEKLGCTLPQLAIAWCLRNEGVSSVLLGSSNPSQLTENLGAIQVIPKMTAGIASEVDHILGNRPHSKKDYHH